Proteins encoded by one window of Juglans regia cultivar Chandler chromosome 15, Walnut 2.0, whole genome shotgun sequence:
- the LOC108993129 gene encoding protein argonaute 1-like translates to MGRKKRTGLPSGGESSQSQQESSGGDGGSGRGYQPRPAERSAPPQQQHGGGNQGGRGWGPQGGRGGYSGGRSGRGMPPQQQYGGQPEYHGQGRGGPPQQGGRGWFGGGGRGGMSRGLGVGPSPPRPSDPELPELHQAIQVPHQPGVLPPGRMSSEASSSTQPIESSQVARQFEKLAIEGVSSQAIQPVPPSSKSMRFPLRPGKGSTGTKCIVKANHFFAELPDKDLHQYDVTITPEVTSRVVNRAVMGQLVRLYRETHLGKRLPAYDGRKSLYTAGPLPFQSKEFKIVLLDEDDGSGSQRRDREFKVVIKFAARADLHHLGLFLQGRQADAPQEALQVLDIVLRELPTSRPRYCPVARSFYSPDLGRRESLGEGLESWRGFYQSIRPTQMGLSLNIDMSSTAFIEPLPVIEFVAQLLNRDVTSRPLSDSDRVKIKKALRGVKVEVTHRGNMRRKYRISGLTSQATRELTFPVDERGTVKSVVEYFYETYGFVIQQSQWPCLQVGNQQRPNYLPMEVCKIVEGQRYTKRLNDKQITALLRVTCQRPQQREYDIMKTVRHNAYDDDPYAKEFGIKISEKLATVEARTLPAPWLKYHDTGREKHCLPQVGQWNMMNKKMVNGGVVNNWICINFSRVVQDSVAHGFCHELAQMCCTSGMAFKLEPVLPPVTGRPDHVDRVLKTRFHDAMTKLKPQRKELDLVIVILPDNNGNLYGDLKRICETDLGLVSQCCLTKHVFKTNKQQYLANVALKINVKVGGRNTVLVDALSRRIPLVSDQPTIIFGADVTHPHPGEDSSPSIAAVVASQDWPEITKYAGLVCAQAHRQELIQDLFKTWQDPVRGTVSGGMIKELLISFHSATGQKPKRIIFYRDGVSEGQFYQVLLYELDAIRKACASLEPNYQPPVTFVVVQKRHHTRLFANNHHDRNTVDKSGNILPGTVVDSKICHPTEFDFYLCSHAGIQGTSRPAHYHVLWDENKFTADGLQSLTNNLCYTYARCTRSVSIVPPAYYAHLAAFRARFYMDAESSESGSMTSGAAGGRGGMGGAGPRSTRLPGANAAVRPLPALKENVKRVMFYC, encoded by the exons ATGGGGAGGAAGAAGAGAACCGGACTTCCTAGTGGTGGTGAGAGCTCACAGTCTCAGCAGGAAAgtagtggtggtgatggtggtAGTGGTCGGGGTTACCAACCACGCCCTGCTGAGCGGAGTGCTCCACCCCAGCAGCAACATGGAGGAGGAAACCAAGGAGGTAGGGGTTGGGGCCCCCAAGGAGGTCGTGGAGGTTATAGTGGGGGGCGCAGCGGTCGGGGAATGCCGCCGCAGCAGCAGTATGGTGGGCAACCTGAATATCACGGCCAGGGAAGGGGAGGGCCACCCCAGCAAGGTGGTCGCGGATGGTTTGGCGGTGGTGGCCGTGGCGGCATGAGTAGGGGCCTTGGCGTAGGACCTTCCCCACCGAGACCATCAGATCCCGAGCTTCCCGAACTGCACCAAGCAATCCAGGTTCCACATCAACCAGGGGTCCTTCCGCCTGGGCGCATGTCATCTGAGGCGAGTTCATCTACCCAACCAATCGAGTCATCTCAAGTGGCCCGGCAGTTTGAAAAACTCGCCATCGAAGGAGTTTCCAGCCAGGCAATTCAACCTGTGCCACCATCTAGCAAATCAATGAGGTTCCCTCTTCGGCCGGGCAAGGGTAGCACTGGAACAAAGTGTATAGTTAAGGCTAATCACTTCTTTGCTGAATTACCAGACAAAGATTTGCACCAGTATGAT GTTACTATTACTCCTGAGGTGACATCTCGTGTAGTCAACAGAGCTGTAATGGGACAGCTCGTGAGATTATACAGAGAAACACATCTTGGAAAGAGGCTCCCTGCCTATGATGGGCGAAAGAGTCTGTATACTGCTGGGCCGCTCCCTTTTCAATCAAAGGAGTTTAAGATTGTACTTTTGGATGAAGATGATGGATCTGGTAGCCAAAG GAGAGATAGAGAATTCAAAGTTGTGATAAAATTTGCTGCACGTGCAGACCTGCACCATTTAGGACTCTTTTTGCAGGGTAGGCAAGCCGATGCACCGCAGGAAGCACTTCAGGTTCTTGATATTGTCCTGCGTGAATTACCTACTTCTAG ACCTAGGTACTGTCCTGTGGCTCGTTCCTTCTATTCCCCTGATCTGGGAAGAAGGGAGTCTTTGGGTGAGGGGTTGGAGAGTTGGCGTGGTTTCTATCAAAGCATTCGTCCAACTCAGATGGGACTGTCTCTGAATATTG ACATGTCTTCGACTGCTTTCATTGAGCCATTGCCGGTAATCGAGTTTGTAGCACAGTTGCTGAATCGGGACGTTACTTCTAGGCCTTTATCTGATTCCGATCGTGTAAAG ATAAAAAAGGCCTTACGAGGAGTTAAAGTTGAGGTTACACATCGCGGAAACATGCGAAGGAAGTACCGGATATCTGGTTTAACATCACAGGCAACACGGGAGCTGAC GTTTCCTGTTGATGAAAGAGGAACGGTGAAATCTGTGGTTGAGTACTTTTATGAAACATATGGCTTTGTGATTCAACAGTCACAGTGGCCTTGTCTGCAAGTTGGGAATCAACAGAGGCCAAATTATTTGCCAATGGAG GTTTGCAAGATAGTTGAGGGTCAGAGGTACACCAAGAGGCTGAATGACAAACAAATTACTGCTTTACTGAGGGTGACCTGCCAGCGACCTCAGCAAAGGGAGTATGATATAATGAAG ACAGTTCGTCACAATGCGTATGATGATGATCCTTATGCAAAGGAGTTTGGCATTAAAATCAGTGAGAAGCTGGCTACAGTTGAAGCTCGTACTCTTCCTGCACCATGG TTGAAATATCATGATACAGGCAGAGAAAAACATTGCCTGCCACAAGTTGGGCAATGGAATATGATGAATAAG AAAATGGTCAATGGGGGAGTAGTCAACAATTGGATTTGCATAAATTTTTCACGGGTTGTGCAAGACAGTGTAGCCCATGGGTTTTGCCATGAACTTGCTCAAATGTGTTGCACTTCCGGCATG GCATTTAAACTTGAACCAGTGCTTCCACCAGTGACTGGGCGTCCTGACCACGTCGATAGAGTCCTGAAAACTCGGTTCCATGATGCCATGACTAAGCTCAAGCCTCAGAGAAAAGAGCTTGACcttgttattgttattttgcCAGATAACAATGGAAATCTTTATG GTGATTTGAAACGGATCTGTGAGACAGATCTTGGACTCGTTTCCCAATGCTGCTTGACAAAGCAcgtatttaaaacaaataagcAACAGTATCTGGCAAATGTGGCATTGAAGATAAATGTCAAGGTGGGAGGGAGGAATACTGTGCTTGTTGATGCACTCTCGAGGCGTATACCTTTAGTCAGTGACCAGCCTACCATAATTTTTGGTGCTGATGTTACCCATCCTCATCCAGGAGAGGATTCAAGCCCATCAATTGCAGCC GTTGTGGCATCTCAAGATTGGCCAGAAATCACAAAGTATGCTGGTTTGGTTTGTGCTCAAGCCCATCGACAAGAACTGATCCAAGATCTCTTCAAGACATGGCAGGATCCTGTAAGAGGGACAGTGTCTGGTGGCATGATTAA GGAACTACTAATATCTTTCCATTCAGCAACTGGGCAGAAACCAAAACGTATCATATTTTACAG GGATGGTGTGAGTGAAGGGCAGTTCTATCAAGTCTTGCTGTATGAACTTGATGCTATCCGAAAG GCTTGTGCCTCTTTGGAGCCGAACTATCAACCTCCTGTGACTTTTGTCGTGGTTCAGAAGCGCCATCACACAAGGTTGTTTGCCAACAACCATCATGACCGCAATACAGTTGATAAGAGTGGAAACATATTGCCTG GTACGGTTGTAGATTCCAAAATTTGTCACCCAACTGAATTTGACTTCTACCTTTGTTCTCATGCTGGAATTCAG GGCACAAGTCGTCCAGCTCATTACCATGTACTCTGGGATGAGAACAAGTTTACAGCCGATGGGCTGCAGTCCCTTACAAATAATCTTTGCTACAC GTATGCAAGGTGCACTCGCTCTGTCTCCATtg TGCCCCCTGCATACTATGCTCATCTTGCTGCTTTCCGGGCACGGTTCTATATGGATGCAGAGTCCTCAGAAAGTGGCTCCATGACAAGTGGTGCTGCTGGAGGACGTGGGGGCATGGGCGGAGCAGGTCCACGAAGCACTCGTCTACCAGGAGCAAATGCTGCTGTTCGACCCTTACCTGCACTCAAGGAGAATGTCAAGAGGGTCATGTTCTACTGTTAG